One window of Mus caroli chromosome 11, CAROLI_EIJ_v1.1, whole genome shotgun sequence genomic DNA carries:
- the Rph3al gene encoding rab effector Noc2 isoform X3 has product MADTIFSSGNDQWVCPNDRQLALRAKLQTGWSVHTYQTEKQRRSQCLSPGELEIILQVIQRAERLDILEQQRIGRLVERLETMQRNVMGNGLSQCLLCGEMLGFLGSSSVFCKDCRKLWSRWLEHFLESLLILNRDLICSL; this is encoded by the exons ATGGCTGACACCATCTTCAGCAGTGGAAATGATCAGTGGGTTTGCCCCAACGATCGGCAGCTTGCTCTGAGAGCCAA GCTGCAGACGGGCTGGTCTGTGCACACGTACCAGAcggagaagcagaggaggagccAGTGCCTGAGCCCCGGAGAGCTGGAGATCATCCTTCAGGTCattcagagagcagagaggctAGACATCCTGGAGCAGCAGAGGATCGG GCGGCTGGTGGAGCGGCTGGAGACAATGCAGAGGAACGTGATGGGCAACGGTCTCTCCCAGTGTCTGCTCTGCGGGGAGATGCTGGGATTCCTGGGCAGCTCCTCCGTATTCTGCAAAGACTGCAGGAAG CTTTGGAGCCGCTGGCTGGAGCACTTCCTAGAAAGCCTGCTGATTCTGAACAGAGATCTCATCTGCTCCCTGTGA